Proteins encoded by one window of Chondromyces crocatus:
- a CDS encoding Stp1/IreP family PP2C-type Ser/Thr phosphatase → MLEAATEAVDLQLYLEAAGCTHVGMIRDTNQDSFALVESLGLFLLADGMGGRAAGEIASRMAVDTVRGFFDDPDATWPIALGPPSTRTGTARYVDQALPLLVAGIQLANGRIFAAARRDRDKRGMGTTFVAALARDGFVALAHVGDSRVYRYRNGELDLLTRDHSLLNECIRLGHILPEDAASFPLQHVITRALGTEELVEVETRIEEVQCDDVLLLCSDGLSGPVSSEEMAEIISSQGDLQMAARRLVQRANERGGPDNVTCILVRWSDAITTANRGRQTTTPTTPAPAP, encoded by the coding sequence ATGCTTGAAGCCGCCACAGAAGCCGTCGACCTGCAGCTCTACCTGGAGGCCGCCGGATGCACCCATGTGGGCATGATCCGCGACACGAACCAGGACAGCTTCGCCCTCGTGGAGTCGCTGGGTCTGTTCCTCCTCGCCGACGGCATGGGGGGTCGCGCCGCGGGGGAGATCGCCTCGCGCATGGCGGTCGATACGGTGCGCGGCTTCTTCGACGATCCCGATGCCACCTGGCCCATCGCGCTCGGGCCGCCCAGCACGCGCACGGGGACCGCGCGCTACGTGGACCAGGCGCTGCCCTTGCTCGTGGCGGGCATCCAGCTCGCGAACGGGCGGATCTTCGCCGCAGCGCGTCGCGATCGGGACAAGCGCGGCATGGGCACCACGTTCGTCGCCGCGCTCGCGCGCGATGGCTTCGTGGCGCTCGCGCACGTGGGCGACAGCCGGGTGTACCGCTACCGCAACGGCGAGCTCGATCTGCTCACGCGTGACCACTCCCTCTTGAACGAGTGCATCCGGCTCGGCCACATCCTGCCCGAGGACGCGGCGTCGTTCCCGCTGCAGCACGTGATCACCCGAGCGCTCGGTACCGAGGAGCTGGTGGAGGTCGAGACGCGCATCGAGGAGGTGCAGTGCGACGACGTGCTGCTCCTCTGCTCCGACGGGCTGTCCGGTCCCGTCTCCTCCGAGGAGATGGCGGAGATCATCAGCTCTCAGGGCGACCTGCAGATGGCGGCGCGGCGGCTGGTGCAGCGCGCCAACGAGCGCGGGGGGCCGGACAACGTGACGTGCATCCTCGTGCGCTGGAGCGACGCGATCACCACCGCCAACCGAGGTCGGCAGACGACCACGCCGACGACGCCCGCCCCCGCTCCCTGA
- the uvrA gene encoding excinuclease ABC subunit UvrA — MQAAHSTPRLHEAAREPDFIEVIGSREHNLHIDKLEVPKRQLVVFTGVSGSGKSSLAFDTLYAEGQRRYVETLSSYARQFLGQLQRPDVEHLRGLSPTIAIEQKSASNNPRSTVGTITEIYDYLRVLYARAGEQHCHQCGKPVQAQTAEQIAAEILALPAGARATLIAPLVKHRKGEFRELFDDLRARGFLRIEVDGKAIRLDEVAEGSLKLEKHQKHTIAVIIDRVPVSADNRQRLVEGVELGLRESKGELEVSVESAGKGAKKQAEAALTFSVNRACCGQSFPELSPQSFSFNSPLGMCNACNGLGTRLEVDPALVIPDASLSIRDGAIAPWASAMARGEGWTFRIAESVAKACKVNLDTPWKKLGAKKQQVVLFGMAGQKIAVAWGKEGSESHGTFGMTWEGVIPGLMRRFRDSTSDTAREQYRRFMREIACDACGGRRLRPETLSVRLAGRSIADVTTMTVREAAAHFDALTLTGARGQITEGVRREITSRLGFLLNVGLEYLTLNRGGPTLSGGEAQRIRLASQLGSELSGVMYVLDEPSIGLHQRDNGRLIATLRRLRDLGNTVLVVEHDEETVLAADHVIDFGPGAGHLGGKVIAAGTPEEIARHPESLTGAYLSGRIRIETPKARRTPKGWISVLGATEHNLKNIDVRLPLGVLTAVTGVSGAGKSSLVNGILLPALGRLLHGSLEPVGAHRAIEGLDVLDKVIAIDQKPIGRTPRSNPGTYTKAFDMIRELFAQLPDARARGWESGRFSFNVKGGRCEACHGDGVVKVEMHFLADVYVTCEVCKGKRYNEQTLSVRYKGKSIADVLDTSIDECLKLFEAVPELKRILTTLVDVGLGYVKIGQSAPTMSGGEAQRVKLSRELSKRQTGRTLYVLDEPTTGLHFEDIRKLLGVLQRLVDAGNSVVVIEHNLDVIRCADWLVDIGPEGGEGGGRVVAEGTPEQVARVEASYTGQFLAKLLR; from the coding sequence ATGCAGGCCGCTCACTCCACCCCCCGGCTCCACGAGGCCGCCCGCGAGCCCGATTTCATCGAGGTCATCGGCTCGCGGGAGCACAACCTCCACATCGACAAGCTCGAGGTGCCGAAGCGGCAGCTCGTCGTCTTCACCGGCGTGAGCGGCTCGGGCAAATCGAGCCTGGCCTTCGACACGCTCTACGCGGAGGGGCAGCGCCGCTACGTGGAGACGCTCAGCTCCTACGCGCGGCAGTTCCTCGGGCAGCTCCAGCGCCCCGACGTCGAGCACCTGCGCGGGCTGTCACCGACCATCGCCATCGAGCAGAAGAGCGCGTCGAACAACCCGCGGTCGACGGTCGGAACGATCACCGAGATCTACGACTACCTGCGCGTGCTCTACGCGCGTGCGGGCGAGCAGCACTGCCACCAGTGCGGCAAGCCCGTGCAAGCCCAGACCGCCGAGCAGATCGCCGCCGAGATCCTGGCGCTGCCTGCGGGCGCGCGCGCGACGCTGATCGCGCCGCTGGTCAAGCACCGCAAGGGGGAGTTCCGGGAGCTGTTCGACGACCTGCGGGCGCGCGGGTTTCTGCGCATCGAGGTGGACGGGAAGGCGATCCGCCTGGACGAGGTGGCCGAGGGGAGCTTGAAGCTCGAGAAGCATCAGAAACACACCATCGCGGTGATCATCGATCGCGTTCCGGTGTCGGCCGACAACCGGCAGCGGCTCGTCGAGGGGGTGGAGCTCGGGCTGCGCGAGAGCAAGGGCGAGCTCGAGGTGTCGGTGGAGTCGGCTGGCAAAGGTGCGAAGAAGCAGGCCGAGGCGGCGCTGACGTTCAGCGTGAACCGCGCCTGCTGCGGGCAGAGCTTCCCGGAGCTGAGCCCGCAGAGCTTCTCGTTCAACAGCCCGCTCGGGATGTGCAACGCCTGCAACGGGCTGGGGACGCGGCTGGAGGTGGACCCCGCGCTGGTGATCCCCGACGCGTCGCTGTCGATCCGCGACGGGGCGATCGCGCCGTGGGCGTCGGCGATGGCGCGCGGCGAGGGCTGGACGTTCCGCATCGCGGAGTCGGTGGCGAAGGCGTGCAAGGTGAACCTGGACACGCCCTGGAAGAAGCTGGGCGCGAAGAAGCAGCAGGTGGTGCTGTTCGGGATGGCGGGGCAGAAGATCGCCGTCGCGTGGGGGAAGGAGGGCTCCGAGAGCCACGGGACGTTCGGGATGACCTGGGAGGGGGTGATCCCGGGGCTGATGCGGCGCTTCCGCGACTCGACGTCGGACACGGCGCGCGAGCAGTACCGGCGGTTCATGCGAGAGATCGCCTGCGATGCGTGCGGGGGGCGACGGCTGCGGCCGGAGACGCTCTCGGTGCGGCTCGCCGGGCGGAGCATCGCCGACGTGACGACGATGACGGTGCGGGAGGCGGCGGCCCACTTCGATGCGCTGACGCTGACGGGCGCGCGGGGACAGATCACGGAAGGGGTGCGGCGGGAGATCACGAGCCGGCTCGGGTTCCTGCTGAACGTGGGGCTCGAGTACCTGACGCTGAACCGCGGCGGGCCGACGCTGAGCGGCGGCGAGGCGCAGCGCATCCGGCTCGCGAGCCAGCTCGGGAGCGAGCTGAGCGGGGTGATGTACGTGCTCGACGAGCCGAGCATCGGGTTGCACCAGCGCGACAATGGGCGGCTCATCGCGACGCTCAGGAGGCTGCGCGATCTGGGCAATACCGTGCTCGTGGTGGAGCACGATGAGGAGACGGTGCTCGCGGCCGATCACGTGATCGATTTCGGGCCGGGCGCCGGGCATCTCGGGGGGAAGGTGATCGCAGCGGGAACGCCGGAGGAGATCGCGCGGCACCCGGAGAGCTTGACGGGGGCGTACCTGTCGGGGCGCATCCGGATCGAGACGCCGAAGGCGCGACGCACGCCCAAGGGGTGGATCTCGGTGCTGGGGGCGACGGAGCACAACCTGAAGAACATCGACGTGCGGCTCCCGCTCGGGGTGCTGACGGCGGTGACCGGGGTGAGCGGCGCGGGGAAGAGTTCGCTGGTGAACGGGATTCTGCTGCCGGCGCTGGGACGGTTGCTGCACGGGTCGCTGGAGCCGGTGGGCGCGCACCGGGCGATCGAGGGGCTGGACGTGCTCGACAAGGTGATCGCGATCGATCAGAAGCCGATCGGACGTACGCCGCGCTCGAACCCGGGGACGTACACGAAGGCGTTCGACATGATCCGCGAGCTGTTCGCGCAGCTGCCGGACGCGCGCGCGCGCGGCTGGGAGTCGGGGCGGTTCAGCTTCAACGTGAAGGGGGGTCGCTGCGAGGCGTGCCACGGCGACGGGGTGGTGAAGGTGGAGATGCACTTCCTCGCGGACGTGTACGTGACGTGCGAGGTGTGCAAGGGGAAGCGGTACAACGAGCAGACGCTGTCGGTGCGCTACAAGGGCAAGAGCATCGCCGACGTGCTCGACACGAGCATCGACGAGTGCCTGAAGCTGTTCGAGGCGGTGCCGGAGCTGAAGCGGATCCTGACGACGCTGGTCGACGTGGGTCTCGGCTACGTGAAGATCGGGCAGAGCGCGCCGACGATGAGCGGCGGCGAGGCGCAGCGGGTGAAGCTGTCCCGGGAGCTGAGCAAGCGGCAGACGGGGCGGACGCTCTACGTGCTCGACGAGCCGACGACGGGGCTGCACTTCGAGGACATCCGCAAGCTGCTCGGGGTGCTGCAGCGGTTGGTGGACGCGGGGAACTCGGTGGTGGTCATCGAGCACAACCTCGACGTGATCCGGTGCGCGGACTGGCTCGTGGACATCGGGCCGGAAGGCGGCGAAGGGGGCGGGCGCGTGGTCGCCGAGGGGACGCCGGAGCAGGTGGCGCGGGTGGAGGCGTCCTACACGGGTCAGTTCCTGGCGAAGCTGCTGCGGTAG
- a CDS encoding GH25 family lysozyme, which yields MRQRLAPWSFVGAAVVALTGCVAGEVEGGGGEVESLGEDAAAQVVCAAGPTVEGIDVSYWQQHVDWQAVADAGIQFAIARVSHGTRDTFFDANWAGIKAAGLVRGAYQYYLADHDPLEQAELMIEAIGTLQDGDLPPVIDIESHEGQDRETILAGLRLWLDRVEGALGRKPIIYTGKYFWQDFVASDEFVDHPLWIPNYSNDCPNLPNGTWSDWTFFQYSSTGSVPGISGNVDRNHFNGSLEMLHAFAQNRPALAAEFVSQSFPYASQGALKLRAGEVVEASIELRNVGSRAWDTGTYLAATEPRGRESVFTGPEWPSASRFAAVEGKVMPGESYRFTFALHAPSMPGVYDEFFGLVQVDGAGERWFSDAGQGGPPDDQLEGIFEVLPALPGDPVEPGEPVTPEERPRDDGEYLGTSGLCAARPGTSPGTAGAWLLVAMGTLVAGRRRRR from the coding sequence ATGAGGCAAAGGCTCGCACCGTGGTCCTTCGTGGGCGCGGCGGTGGTCGCACTCACGGGCTGCGTGGCCGGCGAGGTCGAGGGGGGAGGTGGAGAGGTCGAGTCCCTCGGCGAGGACGCGGCGGCCCAGGTGGTCTGCGCCGCCGGTCCGACCGTGGAGGGGATCGATGTGTCGTACTGGCAGCAGCACGTCGACTGGCAGGCGGTCGCCGACGCGGGGATCCAGTTCGCGATCGCCCGGGTGAGCCACGGCACCCGCGACACGTTCTTCGACGCGAACTGGGCAGGGATCAAGGCGGCGGGGCTCGTGCGGGGGGCGTACCAGTACTACCTGGCCGACCATGATCCGCTGGAGCAAGCCGAGCTGATGATCGAGGCGATCGGAACGCTGCAGGACGGGGACTTGCCGCCCGTGATCGACATCGAGTCGCACGAGGGGCAGGACCGAGAGACGATCCTCGCGGGGCTGCGGCTGTGGCTCGATCGGGTGGAAGGGGCGCTGGGTCGGAAGCCGATCATCTACACGGGGAAGTACTTCTGGCAGGACTTCGTGGCGAGCGACGAGTTCGTCGACCATCCGCTGTGGATCCCGAACTACAGCAACGACTGCCCGAACCTGCCGAACGGCACCTGGAGCGACTGGACCTTCTTCCAGTACTCGTCGACGGGCTCGGTGCCCGGGATCAGCGGGAACGTGGACCGGAACCACTTCAACGGTTCGCTCGAGATGCTGCATGCGTTCGCGCAGAACCGGCCTGCGCTCGCGGCGGAGTTCGTGAGCCAGTCGTTCCCGTACGCGAGCCAGGGAGCGCTGAAGCTGCGCGCCGGTGAGGTGGTGGAAGCGTCGATCGAGCTGAGGAACGTGGGGTCGCGGGCGTGGGACACCGGGACGTACCTTGCAGCGACGGAGCCTCGTGGTCGCGAGAGCGTGTTCACCGGGCCGGAGTGGCCTTCCGCCAGCCGCTTCGCTGCGGTGGAGGGCAAGGTGATGCCAGGGGAGAGCTACCGCTTCACCTTCGCGCTGCACGCGCCCTCGATGCCAGGCGTGTACGACGAATTCTTCGGGCTGGTGCAGGTCGACGGTGCGGGAGAGCGGTGGTTCAGCGATGCCGGACAGGGGGGGCCGCCGGATGATCAGCTGGAGGGGATCTTCGAGGTGCTGCCGGCGCTACCAGGAGATCCGGTGGAGCCCGGAGAGCCTGTGACGCCCGAGGAGAGGCCTCGCGACGACGGCGAGTACCTGGGGACGAGCGGGTTGTGCGCCGCACGTCCGGGGACATCGCCAGGGACGGCGGGGGCGTGGCTGCTCGTGGCGATGGGGACGCTCGTGGCGGGAAGACGCCGACGGCGCTGA
- a CDS encoding Hsp70 family protein has protein sequence MRATDLPVGIDLGTTNSLIGAAVEGSLRIFPDVSGVELLPSAVGVDAHGALLVGRAARNRRLMDPAGTVVSVKRRMGSDVRLRVGTRMLSPPEVSALLLSALLDRATAALGHRPRRAVITVPAYFNDAQRQATRDAGELAGLVVERLLNEPTAAALTYTTGAEELVVVYDLGGGTFDVSVLEREAGLLEVRSSRGDTHLGGDDIDRAFSERVLAQLGKHRAEVERDPRAMTRLTEAVERAKIALSDRTEVRLFDPFLAGEGARALHLDLLLMRRDLEEVARPLVARTLACVDAALRDAGVSAADASRVLLVGGMSKMPLVRHMVAEHLGRPVQTSLDADRAVALGASLLAGRIGGADVDEVLIDITPHTLAVGVIDDIALIAMDRGNDDLMAEAVIPRDTVVPVERSKTVYTMMEDQTAADLPIVQGEHPRVSGNTRLGRVRVDPLPPGPANAPVEVTFRLDLSGVLHVRAQHLPSGKSADVQITESPYRMTEQRRQASRAAVEAFRSGASDPATTSSPSARIPSGAQIDPALAWAMLSRAWRALSAESADDEDARARVRSAADALHASLAAQDDRLADLCDDLSDALLDLL, from the coding sequence ATGAGGGCAACGGACCTACCGGTCGGGATCGATCTCGGAACGACGAACTCCCTGATCGGCGCGGCGGTCGAGGGCAGCTTGCGCATCTTCCCGGACGTTTCTGGCGTCGAGTTGTTGCCTTCCGCCGTCGGTGTCGATGCCCACGGTGCTCTCCTCGTCGGGCGGGCCGCGAGAAACCGACGCCTGATGGACCCGGCGGGGACGGTCGTCTCGGTGAAGCGCCGCATGGGCAGTGACGTCCGCCTGCGCGTCGGCACCCGCATGCTCTCGCCGCCGGAGGTGTCCGCGCTGCTCCTGAGTGCGCTGCTCGATCGCGCCACCGCTGCGCTCGGTCATCGACCGAGGCGGGCCGTCATCACCGTGCCCGCCTACTTCAACGACGCCCAGCGCCAGGCCACCCGCGACGCCGGAGAGCTTGCCGGCCTCGTCGTGGAGCGCCTCCTCAACGAGCCCACGGCGGCAGCGCTGACCTACACCACCGGCGCCGAAGAGCTGGTCGTCGTGTACGACCTCGGCGGTGGCACGTTCGACGTCTCGGTCCTCGAACGGGAAGCGGGGCTCCTCGAAGTGCGCTCCAGCCGGGGCGACACCCACCTCGGCGGTGATGACATCGATCGCGCCTTCAGCGAGCGCGTGCTCGCTCAGCTCGGCAAGCACCGCGCCGAGGTCGAGCGCGACCCCAGGGCGATGACGCGCCTGACCGAGGCCGTCGAGCGCGCCAAGATTGCCCTCTCGGATCGCACCGAGGTCCGGCTCTTCGATCCCTTCCTCGCCGGTGAGGGTGCCAGGGCCCTCCACCTCGACCTCCTGCTCATGCGGCGCGATCTCGAAGAGGTGGCGCGACCTCTCGTGGCACGCACCCTCGCCTGTGTCGACGCGGCCCTGCGCGACGCCGGCGTCAGCGCCGCCGACGCGAGCCGCGTGCTCCTCGTGGGCGGGATGAGCAAGATGCCTCTCGTCCGGCACATGGTGGCCGAGCACCTGGGCAGGCCCGTGCAGACCAGCCTCGACGCCGATCGCGCGGTCGCCCTCGGCGCCTCCTTGCTGGCTGGCCGCATCGGCGGCGCCGACGTCGACGAGGTCCTCATCGACATCACCCCCCACACCCTCGCCGTGGGCGTGATCGACGACATCGCCCTCATCGCCATGGACCGCGGAAACGATGACCTGATGGCCGAGGCCGTCATCCCGCGCGACACGGTCGTGCCCGTGGAGCGCTCGAAGACCGTCTACACGATGATGGAGGACCAGACCGCCGCGGACCTCCCCATCGTGCAAGGCGAGCACCCCCGCGTCTCGGGCAACACGCGCCTCGGGAGGGTGCGCGTCGATCCCCTCCCGCCAGGCCCGGCGAACGCCCCCGTCGAGGTCACCTTCCGTCTCGACCTCTCGGGCGTGCTGCACGTCCGAGCGCAGCACCTTCCCTCGGGCAAGAGCGCGGACGTGCAGATCACCGAGAGCCCCTACCGCATGACGGAGCAGCGCCGACAGGCTTCCCGCGCCGCCGTCGAGGCCTTTCGCAGCGGGGCGAGCGACCCTGCGACCACCTCGTCCCCTTCCGCCCGCATACCGAGCGGCGCGCAGATCGACCCCGCGCTCGCCTGGGCCATGCTGTCGCGGGCCTGGCGCGCCCTGAGCGCGGAGAGCGCGGACGACGAGGACGCGCGCGCTCGCGTACGGAGTGCGGCCGACGCCTTGCACGCCTCCCTGGCGGCCCAGGACGACCGGCTCGCAGACCTGTGCGACGACCTGTCCGACGCCCTCCTCGATCTGCTGTGA
- the grpE gene encoding nucleotide exchange factor GrpE produces MSDLPAQAPATLESLSSRLDDLLKEVRRQGRAAVAAQAAAESCLMAVRGLAQEAAPAASRDRDEEGAPTLREGAMREIGGHWLRALIPIADAMERVVQHASEGAVRQRISRRWWQRLLGAPEEGASELAALVEGLRVLDQQLNASLTELGVNVERPLGEAVDAERHRVVGVSPPRPGFPAGRVVEVVRVGYALGGAVVREAEVIASSGPSPESPCAGGNGS; encoded by the coding sequence GTGAGCGATCTGCCCGCGCAGGCGCCGGCTACCCTGGAATCACTCTCGTCCCGGCTCGACGACCTGCTCAAAGAGGTGCGGCGGCAAGGGCGAGCCGCCGTCGCCGCTCAAGCTGCCGCCGAGTCGTGCCTGATGGCCGTGCGCGGCCTGGCACAGGAAGCGGCCCCCGCGGCGTCCCGCGATCGCGATGAGGAGGGAGCGCCCACCCTCCGGGAGGGGGCCATGCGGGAGATCGGCGGTCACTGGCTCCGCGCGCTCATCCCGATTGCCGACGCCATGGAGCGCGTCGTGCAGCACGCCAGCGAGGGCGCTGTACGACAACGGATCTCCCGCAGGTGGTGGCAGCGCCTCCTCGGCGCACCCGAGGAAGGTGCCTCCGAGCTCGCGGCGCTCGTCGAAGGGTTGCGCGTGCTGGACCAGCAGCTCAACGCGTCGCTCACCGAGCTGGGCGTGAACGTCGAGAGGCCCCTCGGTGAAGCCGTCGACGCAGAGCGCCACCGCGTCGTCGGCGTGAGCCCTCCTCGCCCTGGCTTCCCTGCGGGGCGCGTCGTCGAGGTGGTGCGCGTCGGCTACGCGCTCGGCGGGGCGGTCGTCCGCGAAGCCGAGGTGATCGCCAGCAGTGGTCCGTCTCCCGAGAGTCCCTGCGCTGGAGGGAATGGATCATGA